The Anopheles coluzzii chromosome 2, AcolN3, whole genome shotgun sequence genome window below encodes:
- the LOC120950226 gene encoding aminopeptidase N isoform X1 translates to MKRRNDYKVAMAESVELEPLGGMDKLSETDSKKRNGINKFGGDSSSRPVRDGVAVCSQKRALFVTAIVLGTLLATALVIAYAGPQTVCPCAGKIPPGYVPDGYNSSEPFQPIATNGQPFPWLLPTLPNNVKPNRYILTIHPNLTTLDVKGQVSIELYVEKETNFVVLHAQDLNITEKALVGPKGFALKILRMLEYTPRQQLYIETREKLRKKANYTLSIRWHSKMILDQFEGDFDMKKTLAATVLKPGSTRKAFPCFDEPHLRAAFKISLFRDRFHIGLSNSIVQDTDDVGFYMGTGLLRDDFAETPPLPPDSVSWVISDFRRELLEPSAKYQKVNASGNGASAAGAGKVPPSTAGAGNGKSTPSKVTKTEKKPFRNLTAVLLSKNLFKLTNTAPTKEPTQIENDVTISAAESGPAVAKSNGTVLPEHDALWNGDTALIRTAPAYSFYAPETHIAKGTFILHTSRDILEYLQQWLSVAYPLSKLDFVALPSLLDDLSSSLGIIVCRTSFLNEPTAISSKEYHMSVVKISEGIVKQYFGGLISPKAWKHKWLWEGLIRYLSRFLLATIQPLWPMKELFLIDTLTKALDIDALQGWESISAGASDSGDNDPFYVDKSAALLSMLQSAIGERNFRQCLGKFLKTYQFQTAEPSDLWAICAKQVNNSKYVREMMNQWTNTAAFPLLNVTMNGTSLTVRQTGFRPAEYLAIYDEPMEEIEREGEQGRSTTTTPAPVDATGKSGSGEAGSRWVFPIHYITDVLNTNETAAEAEHKEQQSLIIWLNSSEVIITLNHTAQWIKLNHGQTGYYRVLYDEANWAKLVEQMQINNAVFSTQDRVGLVSDIFTLCHANLIPCHAAMELISYFPKEKEWGPIVLGTSHLEKWRKILKYSECYLVLAEYVRQNLAKSIQVLGWDDTGEDETKLLRPVLMLSAALWEESETIKFAKGLVTNFTTHSIPIPPNLRSVAYIGSVLSGEFQYWQFCWDRYMTVRREKSSVLEERMELLRALGVTKDAWLQNRLLSHVITLPVFEIVQVLEAIAGTPTGGAMACRFLQAKWIDFQSKLGRGTVQFARVISAITQYGSTKFDYDELKSLVERFGDGPGLKLLNMTLSTVAANVEWVSRSQASIYSWIESKYHF, encoded by the exons ATGAAGCGCAGAAATGACTACAAGGTGGCGATGGCCGAAAGCGTCGAGCTGGAACCGCTCGGCGGTATGGACAAGCTGTCCGAGACGGACAGCAAGAAGCGCAATGGCATCAATAAGTTCG GTGGCGATAGCTCCTCGCGACCGGTTCGCGATGGAGTTGCCGTATGTTCACAGAAACGAGCACTGTTTGTGACGGCAATTGTCCTCGGAACATTGCTAG CAACGGCTCTAGTGATAGCATACGCGGGTCCACAGACAG TTTGTCCGTGTGCTGGAAAGATACCACCCGGGTACGTCCCCGACGGATACAACAGCTCGGAACCGTTCCAGCCGATCGCCACCAACGGGCAGCCGTTCCCGTGGCTGCTGCCCACCTTACCGAACAATGTCAAACCGAACCGGTACATTCTCACCATACATCCCAACCTTACGACGCTCGACGTAAAAG GTCAGGTGTCGATAGAGCTGTACGTGGAAAAGGAGACGAACTTTGTGGTGCTGCACGCCCAGGATCTCAACATTACCGAGAAg GCGCTGGTTGGACCGAAAGGATTTGCGTTGAAAATTCTCCGCATGCTCGAGTACACGCCACGCCAGCAGCTGTACATTGAGACGCGCGAAAAGCTGCGGAAAAAGGCCAACTACACGCTTAGCATACGGTGGCACTCGAAAATGATACTCGACCAATTTGAGGGCGATTTCGACATGAAGAA GACATTGGCCGCTACGGTGCTGAAGCCGGGTAGCACCAGGAAAGCGTTCCCTTGCTTCGATGAGCCACACCTGCGAGCGGCGTTTAAGATATCACTCTTCCGCGATCGGTTCCACATCGGGCTGTCGAACTCCATCGTGCAAGACACGGACGATGTTGGTTTTTACATGGGCACTGGATTG CTGCGAGATGACTTTGCTGAAACGCCACCCCTACCGCCCGATTCAGTTTCGTGGGTCATCAGTGACTTTAGGCGAGAACTGCTGGAACCATCGGCGAAGTATCAAAAGGTCAACGCAAGCGGCAACGGTGCGTCTGCGGCAGGGGCGGGAAAAGTCCCACCCAGCACTGCTGGAGcgggaaatggaaaaagcACCCCTTCGAAGGTTACCAAGACGGAGAAAAAACCATTCCGCAATCTGACCGCCGTTCTGCTGTCGAAGAATCTGTTCAAGCTCACCAACACCGCGCCGACGAAAGAACCTACCCAGATCGAAAACGATGTGACGATCAGTGCGGCCGAATCTGGACCCGCAGTCGCGAAATCGAACGGCACCGTCCTGCCAGAGCACGATGCACTGTGGAACGGTGACACGGCGTTGATACGAACGGCGCCGGCCTATTCCTTCTACGCACCAGAAACACACATCGCAAAGGGCACTTTCATTCTGCACACCTCTCGAGATATTTTGGAGTACCTTCAACAGTGGCTGTCGGTGGCTTACCCTCTGTCGAAGCTGGACTTTGTAGCACTTCCCTCGCTGCTGGACGATTTGTCCAGCTCGCTCGGCATCATCGTGTGCCGTACCTCCTTCCTGAACGAACCGACGGCCATCTCGTCCAAGGAGTATCACATGTCGGTGGTGAAAATTTCCGAAGGCATCGTCAAGCAGTACTTCGGTGGGCTCATCTCCCCGAAAGCCTGGAAGCACAAATGGCTCTGGGAGGGTCTTATACGCTATTTGAGCCGCTTCCTGCTCGCCACCATTCAGCCGCTCTGGCCCATGAAGGAACTGTTCCTGATCGATACGCTAACCAAAGCGCTCGACATCGATGCGCTGCAGGGCTGGGAAAGCATCAGTGCCGGGGCGAGCGATTCCGGCGATAATGATCCGTTTTACGTGGACAAATCGGCCGCACTGCTTTCGATGCTACAGTCCGCCATCGGGGAGCGCAACTTTCGGCAGTGCTTGGGCAAGTTCTTGAAAACGTACCAGTTCCAGACGGCCGAACCGAGCGACCTGTGGGCGATCTGCGCGAAGCAGGTGAACAACAGCAAGTACGTGAGGGAGATGATGAACCAGTGGACCAACACGGCCGCCTTTCCGCTGCTAAATGTAACGATGAACGGGACCAGTCTCACCGTGAGACAGACGGGATTCCGGCCGGCCGAGTACCTGGCAATCTACGACGAGCCGATGGAGGAGATCGAGCGGGAAGGGGAGCAGGGCagaagcaccaccaccacgccgGCCCCAGTGGATGCGACGGGCAAGAGTGGGTCCGGCGAGGCAGGCTCCAGATGGGTCTTTCCGATACACTACATCACGGATGTGCTCAATACGAACGAAACTGCGGCCGAGGCTGAGCACAAGGAGCAGCAGAGTTTAATCATCTGGCTGAACTCGAGCGAAG TGATAATCACATTAAACCACACCGCACAATGGATCAAACTCAATCACGGTCAAACAGGATACTATCGTGTTCTATACGATGAAGCAAACTGGGCCAAACTTGTAGAGCAGATGCAAATCAACAATGCTGTATTTAGCACGCAG GATCGTGTTGGACTCGTTTCGGATATATTTACCCTCTGCCACGCTAATCTCATACCGTGCCACGCGGCAATGGAACTCATATCGTACTTCCCGAAGGAAAAGGAATGGGGCCCGATCGTGCTCGGCACGAGCCATCTCGAAAAGTGGCGCAAGATCCTGAAGTACTCCGAGTGCTACCTGGTGCTGGCCGAATACGTGCGTCAAAATCTGGCCAAATCGATACAGGTGCTGGGCTGGGATGATACCGGCGAGGATGAAACGAAGCTGCTGCGTCCCGTCCTAATGCTTAGTGCGGCACTGTGGGAGGAGTCGGAAACGATCAAGTTTGCCAAGGGCCTGGTGACCAACTTTACCACCCATTCGATACCGATACCACCGAACCTGCGCTCCGTCGCCTACATCGGTTCGGTCCTGTCCGGCGAGTTCCAGTACTGGCAGTTCTGCTGGGACCGCTACATGACCGTGCGGCGCGAGAAGAGCTCCGTGCTCGAGGAGCGCATGGAGCTGCTGCGAGCGCTTGGCGTGACGAAGGACGCCTGGCTGCAGAACCGGCTGCTGTCGCACGTCATCACGCTGCCCGTGTTTGAGATCGTGCAGGTGCTGGAAGCAATTGCCGGTACACCCACCGGTGGTGCAATGGCGTGCCGGTTTCTGCAGGCCAAGTGGATCGATTTCCAGTCCAAGCTGGGCCGTGGTACGGTTCAGTTTGCGCGCGTCATCTCCGCCATCACGCAGTACGGTTCGACCAAGTTCGACTACGATGAG CTAAAATCACTGGTGGAACGGTTCGGGGACGGACCTGGCCTAAAGCTGCTTAACATGACGCTCAGCACGGTGGCCGCGAACGTCGAGTGGGTGAGCCGATCGCAAGCATCCATATACAGCTGGATCGAGAGCAAATATCACTTTTGA
- the LOC120950226 gene encoding aminopeptidase N isoform X2, whose product MTEPDSDDDAFLTGGDSSSRPVRDGVAVCSQKRALFVTAIVLGTLLATALVIAYAGPQTVCPCAGKIPPGYVPDGYNSSEPFQPIATNGQPFPWLLPTLPNNVKPNRYILTIHPNLTTLDVKGQVSIELYVEKETNFVVLHAQDLNITEKALVGPKGFALKILRMLEYTPRQQLYIETREKLRKKANYTLSIRWHSKMILDQFEGDFDMKKTLAATVLKPGSTRKAFPCFDEPHLRAAFKISLFRDRFHIGLSNSIVQDTDDVGFYMGTGLLRDDFAETPPLPPDSVSWVISDFRRELLEPSAKYQKVNASGNGASAAGAGKVPPSTAGAGNGKSTPSKVTKTEKKPFRNLTAVLLSKNLFKLTNTAPTKEPTQIENDVTISAAESGPAVAKSNGTVLPEHDALWNGDTALIRTAPAYSFYAPETHIAKGTFILHTSRDILEYLQQWLSVAYPLSKLDFVALPSLLDDLSSSLGIIVCRTSFLNEPTAISSKEYHMSVVKISEGIVKQYFGGLISPKAWKHKWLWEGLIRYLSRFLLATIQPLWPMKELFLIDTLTKALDIDALQGWESISAGASDSGDNDPFYVDKSAALLSMLQSAIGERNFRQCLGKFLKTYQFQTAEPSDLWAICAKQVNNSKYVREMMNQWTNTAAFPLLNVTMNGTSLTVRQTGFRPAEYLAIYDEPMEEIEREGEQGRSTTTTPAPVDATGKSGSGEAGSRWVFPIHYITDVLNTNETAAEAEHKEQQSLIIWLNSSEVIITLNHTAQWIKLNHGQTGYYRVLYDEANWAKLVEQMQINNAVFSTQDRVGLVSDIFTLCHANLIPCHAAMELISYFPKEKEWGPIVLGTSHLEKWRKILKYSECYLVLAEYVRQNLAKSIQVLGWDDTGEDETKLLRPVLMLSAALWEESETIKFAKGLVTNFTTHSIPIPPNLRSVAYIGSVLSGEFQYWQFCWDRYMTVRREKSSVLEERMELLRALGVTKDAWLQNRLLSHVITLPVFEIVQVLEAIAGTPTGGAMACRFLQAKWIDFQSKLGRGTVQFARVISAITQYGSTKFDYDELKSLVERFGDGPGLKLLNMTLSTVAANVEWVSRSQASIYSWIESKYHF is encoded by the exons ATGACGGAGCCAGACTCTGACGACGACGCATTCCTTACAG GTGGCGATAGCTCCTCGCGACCGGTTCGCGATGGAGTTGCCGTATGTTCACAGAAACGAGCACTGTTTGTGACGGCAATTGTCCTCGGAACATTGCTAG CAACGGCTCTAGTGATAGCATACGCGGGTCCACAGACAG TTTGTCCGTGTGCTGGAAAGATACCACCCGGGTACGTCCCCGACGGATACAACAGCTCGGAACCGTTCCAGCCGATCGCCACCAACGGGCAGCCGTTCCCGTGGCTGCTGCCCACCTTACCGAACAATGTCAAACCGAACCGGTACATTCTCACCATACATCCCAACCTTACGACGCTCGACGTAAAAG GTCAGGTGTCGATAGAGCTGTACGTGGAAAAGGAGACGAACTTTGTGGTGCTGCACGCCCAGGATCTCAACATTACCGAGAAg GCGCTGGTTGGACCGAAAGGATTTGCGTTGAAAATTCTCCGCATGCTCGAGTACACGCCACGCCAGCAGCTGTACATTGAGACGCGCGAAAAGCTGCGGAAAAAGGCCAACTACACGCTTAGCATACGGTGGCACTCGAAAATGATACTCGACCAATTTGAGGGCGATTTCGACATGAAGAA GACATTGGCCGCTACGGTGCTGAAGCCGGGTAGCACCAGGAAAGCGTTCCCTTGCTTCGATGAGCCACACCTGCGAGCGGCGTTTAAGATATCACTCTTCCGCGATCGGTTCCACATCGGGCTGTCGAACTCCATCGTGCAAGACACGGACGATGTTGGTTTTTACATGGGCACTGGATTG CTGCGAGATGACTTTGCTGAAACGCCACCCCTACCGCCCGATTCAGTTTCGTGGGTCATCAGTGACTTTAGGCGAGAACTGCTGGAACCATCGGCGAAGTATCAAAAGGTCAACGCAAGCGGCAACGGTGCGTCTGCGGCAGGGGCGGGAAAAGTCCCACCCAGCACTGCTGGAGcgggaaatggaaaaagcACCCCTTCGAAGGTTACCAAGACGGAGAAAAAACCATTCCGCAATCTGACCGCCGTTCTGCTGTCGAAGAATCTGTTCAAGCTCACCAACACCGCGCCGACGAAAGAACCTACCCAGATCGAAAACGATGTGACGATCAGTGCGGCCGAATCTGGACCCGCAGTCGCGAAATCGAACGGCACCGTCCTGCCAGAGCACGATGCACTGTGGAACGGTGACACGGCGTTGATACGAACGGCGCCGGCCTATTCCTTCTACGCACCAGAAACACACATCGCAAAGGGCACTTTCATTCTGCACACCTCTCGAGATATTTTGGAGTACCTTCAACAGTGGCTGTCGGTGGCTTACCCTCTGTCGAAGCTGGACTTTGTAGCACTTCCCTCGCTGCTGGACGATTTGTCCAGCTCGCTCGGCATCATCGTGTGCCGTACCTCCTTCCTGAACGAACCGACGGCCATCTCGTCCAAGGAGTATCACATGTCGGTGGTGAAAATTTCCGAAGGCATCGTCAAGCAGTACTTCGGTGGGCTCATCTCCCCGAAAGCCTGGAAGCACAAATGGCTCTGGGAGGGTCTTATACGCTATTTGAGCCGCTTCCTGCTCGCCACCATTCAGCCGCTCTGGCCCATGAAGGAACTGTTCCTGATCGATACGCTAACCAAAGCGCTCGACATCGATGCGCTGCAGGGCTGGGAAAGCATCAGTGCCGGGGCGAGCGATTCCGGCGATAATGATCCGTTTTACGTGGACAAATCGGCCGCACTGCTTTCGATGCTACAGTCCGCCATCGGGGAGCGCAACTTTCGGCAGTGCTTGGGCAAGTTCTTGAAAACGTACCAGTTCCAGACGGCCGAACCGAGCGACCTGTGGGCGATCTGCGCGAAGCAGGTGAACAACAGCAAGTACGTGAGGGAGATGATGAACCAGTGGACCAACACGGCCGCCTTTCCGCTGCTAAATGTAACGATGAACGGGACCAGTCTCACCGTGAGACAGACGGGATTCCGGCCGGCCGAGTACCTGGCAATCTACGACGAGCCGATGGAGGAGATCGAGCGGGAAGGGGAGCAGGGCagaagcaccaccaccacgccgGCCCCAGTGGATGCGACGGGCAAGAGTGGGTCCGGCGAGGCAGGCTCCAGATGGGTCTTTCCGATACACTACATCACGGATGTGCTCAATACGAACGAAACTGCGGCCGAGGCTGAGCACAAGGAGCAGCAGAGTTTAATCATCTGGCTGAACTCGAGCGAAG TGATAATCACATTAAACCACACCGCACAATGGATCAAACTCAATCACGGTCAAACAGGATACTATCGTGTTCTATACGATGAAGCAAACTGGGCCAAACTTGTAGAGCAGATGCAAATCAACAATGCTGTATTTAGCACGCAG GATCGTGTTGGACTCGTTTCGGATATATTTACCCTCTGCCACGCTAATCTCATACCGTGCCACGCGGCAATGGAACTCATATCGTACTTCCCGAAGGAAAAGGAATGGGGCCCGATCGTGCTCGGCACGAGCCATCTCGAAAAGTGGCGCAAGATCCTGAAGTACTCCGAGTGCTACCTGGTGCTGGCCGAATACGTGCGTCAAAATCTGGCCAAATCGATACAGGTGCTGGGCTGGGATGATACCGGCGAGGATGAAACGAAGCTGCTGCGTCCCGTCCTAATGCTTAGTGCGGCACTGTGGGAGGAGTCGGAAACGATCAAGTTTGCCAAGGGCCTGGTGACCAACTTTACCACCCATTCGATACCGATACCACCGAACCTGCGCTCCGTCGCCTACATCGGTTCGGTCCTGTCCGGCGAGTTCCAGTACTGGCAGTTCTGCTGGGACCGCTACATGACCGTGCGGCGCGAGAAGAGCTCCGTGCTCGAGGAGCGCATGGAGCTGCTGCGAGCGCTTGGCGTGACGAAGGACGCCTGGCTGCAGAACCGGCTGCTGTCGCACGTCATCACGCTGCCCGTGTTTGAGATCGTGCAGGTGCTGGAAGCAATTGCCGGTACACCCACCGGTGGTGCAATGGCGTGCCGGTTTCTGCAGGCCAAGTGGATCGATTTCCAGTCCAAGCTGGGCCGTGGTACGGTTCAGTTTGCGCGCGTCATCTCCGCCATCACGCAGTACGGTTCGACCAAGTTCGACTACGATGAG CTAAAATCACTGGTGGAACGGTTCGGGGACGGACCTGGCCTAAAGCTGCTTAACATGACGCTCAGCACGGTGGCCGCGAACGTCGAGTGGGTGAGCCGATCGCAAGCATCCATATACAGCTGGATCGAGAGCAAATATCACTTTTGA
- the LOC120951282 gene encoding GTP-binding protein Di-Ras2, translating to MGEMDRNNKKILQNIKMPEQSNDYRVVVFGAGGVGKSSLVLRFIKGTFRESYIPTIEDTYRQVISCNKNICTLQITDTTGSHQFPAMQRLSITKGHAFILVYSVCSKQSLEELRPIWSLIRELKGEEISQIPVMLVGNKCDESEDLREVTNIEGQTEAATWGVSFMETSAKENHNVTELFQELLNMEKNRNVSLQLDGKNKKKNKKKMMKEQAKEEKLLKEKKEKQLQREKEKGKEKEKDKEKQTKDKDKAKDGGKDKGAAGQQAAGAAPAGGEGSGTLKEKCKVM from the exons ATGGGCGAAATGGATAGGAATAACAAGAAGATtttacaaaacattaaaatgccCGAGCAAAGCAATGACTACCGAGTG GTGGTGTTCGGTGCGGGCGGTGTCGGCAAAAGCTCACTGGTGCTTCGATTTATCAAGGGAACGTTCCGTGAGAGCTACATTCCCACCATCGAGGATACGTACCGGCAG gtGATAAGCTGCAATAAAAACATCTGCACACTGCAAATCACCGACACGACGGGTTCGCATCAGTTCCCGGCAATGCAGCGGCTGTCCATCACGAAGGGTCACGCGTTCATACTGGTGTACTCGGTCTGCTCGAAACAGAGCCTCGAGGAGCTGCGACCGATATGGAGCTTAATCCGAGAGCTGAAG GGTGAAGAAATATCCCAAATACCGGTAATGCTGGTGGGCAACAAATGTGATGAAAGCGAAGACTTGCGGGAGGTGACCAACATCGAAGGTCAGACGGAGGCCGCTACCTGGGGCGTCTCGTTTATGGAAACGTCCGCCAAAGAGAACCACAACGTTACCGAGCTGTTTCAG GAGCTGCTCAACATGGAAAAGAACCGCAACGTATCGCTCCAGCTGGACgggaagaacaagaagaaaaacaagaagaaaatgaTGAAGGAGCAGGCCAAAGaggaaaagctgctgaaggaaaagaaggaaaagcagctgcagcgagagaaggaaaagggcaaggagaaggagaaggacaaggaaaagcaaacgaaagacAAGGACAAAGCGAAGGACGGTGGGAAGGACAAGGGTGCGGCTGGCCAGCAGGCGGCCGGGGCGGCGCCGGCCGGTGGCGAGGGCAGCGGCACACTAAAGGAAAAGTGTAAAGTGATGTGA
- the LOC120953397 gene encoding polyserase-2-like: protein MFCGMGQNGASACNGDSGGGMFFEVGGKWYVRGLVSFTPLNANTKPCDPRKNTAYTDVAKYLDWIKQYIDQRVLSFENDVLHVDYEEKLRLFNFETCGVKSYSTGNNVLSWTLPWLGFVKTPNTIDARCTITLISDWYAVGPAHCLDNVGSEAFIVLGSLSEYSKDECFVPNGTTICTHAAQVRGMQRIILHPKFDRRHMLTTSH, encoded by the exons ATGTTCTGTGGTATGGGCCAGAATGGTGCAAGCGCATGCAATGGAGATAGCGGTGGAGGAATGTTCTTCGAAGTCGGTGGAAAATGGTACGTCAGGGGCCTGGTGTCTTTCACGCCCCTAAATGCCAACACCAAACCGTGCGATCCGCGTAAGAACACCGCCTATACTGACGTGGCAAAATACTTGGATTGGATTAAACAGTACATTGATCAGCGTGTGCTTTCGTTCGAGAATGATGTGCTGCATGTAGACTACGAGGAAAAGCTAAGGCTGTTCAACTTTGAAACGTGCGGTGTGAAATCATATTCTACAGGTAACAATGTATTGAGTTGGACACTGCCATGGCTTGGGTTTGTTAAAACTCCGAACACCATCGATGCTAGATGTACAATTACTCTCATTAGCGACTGGTATGCGGTTGGACCTGCACATTGTTTAGATAACGTCGGTTCCGA AGCGTTTATCGTGCTCGGTAGCTTGTCAGAATATTCGAAGGATGAATGCTTCGTTCCCAATGGGACGACCATATGTACTCATGCTGCACAAGTACGCGGAATGCAACGAATCATACTACACCCAAAGTTCGACAGGAGACATATGCTAACAACATCGCACTGA